The following coding sequences lie in one Nycticebus coucang isolate mNycCou1 chromosome 18, mNycCou1.pri, whole genome shotgun sequence genomic window:
- the RASL10B gene encoding ras-like protein family member 10B — protein sequence MVSTYRVAVLGARGVGKSAIVRQFLYNEFSEVCVPTTARRLYLPAVVMNGHVHDLQILDFPPISAFPVNTLQEWADTCCRGLRSVHAYILVYDICCFDSFEYVKTIRQQILETRVIGTSETPIIIVGNKRDLQRGRVIPRWNVSHLVRKTWKCGYVECSAKYNWHILLLFSELLKSVGCARCKHVHAALRFQGALRRNRCAIM from the exons ATGGTCTCTACCTACCGGGTGGCCGTGCTGGGGGCGCGAGGCGTGGGCAAAAGTGCCATCGTGCGCCAGTTCTTGTACAACGAGTTCAGCGAGGTCTGTGTGCCCACCACCGCCCGCCGCCTCTACCTGCCTGCTGTCGTCATGAACGGCCACGTGCACGACCTCCAGATCCTCGACTTCCCGCCCATCAGCGCCTTCCCTGTCAACACGCTGCAG GAGTGGGCAGACACCTGCTGCAGGGGACTTCGGAGCGTCCACGCCTACATCCTGGTCTACGACATCTGCTGCTTTGACAGCTTTGAGTACGTCAAGACCATCCGCCAGCAGATCCTGGAGACAAG GGTGATCGGCACATCGGAGACACCCATCATCATCGTGGGCAACAAGCGGGACCTGCAGCGCGGACGCGTGATCCCGCGCTGGAACGTGTCGCACCTGGTGCGCAAGACCTGGAAGTGCGGCTACGTGGAGTGCTCGGCCAAGTACAACTGGCACATCCTGCTGCTCTTCAGCGAGCTGCTCAAGAGCGTCGGCTGCGCGCGTTGCAAGCACGTGCACGCCGCCCTGCGCTTCCAGGGCGCGCTGCGCCGCAACCGCTGTGCCATCATGTGA